Proteins encoded within one genomic window of Bacillus sp. F19:
- a CDS encoding aldo/keto reductase, with the protein MKKRQLGTSDLFVSELGLGCMSLGTDKEQAESIIDAALYEGINYFDTADLYDFGLNEEFVGDALKKRRQDLILATKAGNRWNVNRDGWTWDPSKAYIKEAVKHSLKRLQTDYIDLYQLHGGTIEDNIDETIEAFEDLKKEGVIRYYGISSIRPNVIKQYLEKSSIVSVMMQYSLLDRRPEEWFSLLKDYNVSVIGRGPLAKGLLTDKWESKLSEKGYLSYSEDELRRLLPAIDAETDLTLTETAVQYSLKQAVVGSIIPGASKIEQVQANCRAANARPLSGEEYIALQALTKFEKYEQHRS; encoded by the coding sequence ATGAAAAAAAGACAGTTAGGCACATCAGACTTATTTGTCAGCGAACTTGGACTTGGCTGCATGTCTCTTGGGACAGATAAAGAACAGGCAGAGTCCATTATCGATGCAGCCCTTTACGAAGGAATTAACTACTTTGATACAGCAGATTTGTATGATTTTGGACTGAATGAAGAGTTTGTCGGAGATGCACTCAAAAAACGAAGACAGGATTTGATCCTTGCAACGAAGGCCGGCAACCGCTGGAATGTAAACAGAGACGGCTGGACCTGGGATCCATCTAAAGCCTATATAAAAGAAGCTGTGAAACACAGCCTTAAACGATTGCAGACAGATTACATCGATTTGTATCAGCTGCACGGAGGCACGATTGAAGATAACATTGACGAGACGATTGAAGCGTTTGAAGACCTGAAAAAAGAAGGCGTTATCCGCTATTACGGAATATCATCGATTCGCCCAAATGTCATTAAACAGTACTTGGAAAAATCATCGATTGTTTCCGTCATGATGCAGTACAGTCTGCTCGACAGAAGGCCTGAAGAATGGTTTTCACTTCTTAAGGATTACAACGTCAGCGTGATTGGGAGAGGCCCTTTAGCAAAAGGACTGCTGACAGATAAATGGGAATCCAAGCTATCTGAAAAAGGATACCTTTCCTACAGTGAGGACGAACTTCGTCGGCTGCTTCCAGCCATCGATGCAGAAACGGATTTAACCCTGACAGAAACTGCCGTGCAATACTCTCTGAAGCAGGCTGTTGTCGGATCCATTATTCCGGGTGCCAGCAAAATTGAACAGGTTCAGGCTAATTGCCGTGCTGCAAATGCACGTCCTTTATCTGGAGAGGAATATATTGCGCTGCAGGCTTTGACGAAGTTTGAAAAATATGAGCAGCATCGTTCGTAG
- the spoIIM gene encoding stage II sporulation protein M, with the protein MRKHPLKAMIFQHIKERSSLYVFVFVLFLMGVIFGAVIVNSMNFTQKEDLYFYLSRFFGQVSEGKVASSVEMLQQSFFHNLKYLGLMWVLGISIIGLPVILIMLFLKGMVVGFTVGFLVNQMGWQGFMLSFVSVLPQNIVLIPAFIIMGTVAISFSLKIVKQLLMKKTNLTQSPFALFTRYAAVFMFISALTIIASTLEAYASPILMKNVIELVSK; encoded by the coding sequence ATGCGCAAACATCCATTAAAAGCAATGATTTTTCAGCATATAAAAGAACGCTCATCGCTTTATGTATTTGTATTCGTATTGTTTTTGATGGGGGTTATTTTCGGTGCGGTCATTGTCAACAGCATGAATTTTACACAAAAAGAAGATTTGTATTTTTATTTAAGCAGGTTTTTCGGACAAGTATCTGAAGGGAAAGTGGCAAGCTCGGTTGAAATGCTTCAGCAGAGTTTCTTTCATAACCTGAAATATCTTGGTCTGATGTGGGTGCTTGGCATCTCAATTATCGGTTTGCCGGTCATTCTGATTATGTTATTCTTAAAAGGAATGGTCGTAGGATTTACGGTAGGTTTTTTAGTGAATCAAATGGGATGGCAAGGCTTTATGCTTTCATTTGTATCGGTTTTGCCTCAAAATATAGTCTTAATACCGGCATTTATTATCATGGGTACGGTTGCCATCTCTTTCTCATTGAAAATTGTCAAGCAGCTGCTGATGAAGAAAACAAATTTAACACAATCGCCTTTCGCCCTTTTCACGAGATACGCGGCTGTTTTTATGTTCATTTCGGCTCTGACGATAATCGCATCAACTCTTGAGGCTTATGCGTCGCCGATTCTCATGAAAAACGTAATTGAACTTGTTTCAAAATAG
- a CDS encoding Z-ring formation inhibitor MciZ — MKIYLLDKGVVLVGKAWEVREKLKEYSRKYETVEQWTKDK, encoded by the coding sequence TTGAAGATCTACCTTCTTGACAAAGGCGTCGTGCTGGTCGGAAAAGCTTGGGAAGTCCGTGAAAAACTGAAGGAATACAGTCGGAAATATGAAACCGTCGAGCAGTGGACAAAAGATAAGTAA
- a CDS encoding NUDIX hydrolase: MNHLKETTKSSEKLFSGRIIDLYLEEVELPNGKTSTREIIKHPGAVAVIAITKENKIVMVQQYRKAMERVLVEIPAGKLEKGEQPEVTAKRELEEETGYTTESLQHLLSFYTSPGFADELVHLYFTEELQILTEKAELDEDEFVDVLEVTLEEAQQMIDDQRIFDAKTAYAVQYLQLKLALQK, translated from the coding sequence ATGAATCATTTAAAAGAAACAACAAAATCATCTGAAAAATTATTTTCCGGACGTATTATTGATTTGTACTTAGAAGAAGTAGAGCTTCCGAACGGTAAAACAAGCACAAGAGAAATTATCAAGCATCCAGGCGCGGTTGCTGTGATCGCCATTACTAAAGAAAACAAAATTGTCATGGTTCAGCAATACCGGAAAGCGATGGAGCGAGTCCTCGTTGAGATCCCTGCCGGCAAGCTTGAAAAAGGGGAACAGCCTGAGGTCACGGCTAAACGGGAACTGGAAGAAGAAACAGGGTATACAACGGAGTCGCTTCAGCACTTACTCTCGTTTTATACATCACCGGGGTTTGCAGATGAGCTTGTGCATTTATATTTTACGGAAGAATTGCAGATTTTAACCGAAAAGGCAGAACTTGATGAGGATGAATTTGTAGATGTTCTGGAGGTGACACTTGAGGAAGCGCAGCAAATGATTGACGATCAGCGTATTTTCGATGCGAAAACAGCTTACGCCGTTCAGTATTTGCAGTTGAAACTGGCTCTTCAAAAATAA
- a CDS encoding VanZ family protein yields MRKTYFISLAVSQSVFFLMLPLWLSLTAYLHPVVTAVVWFCVTALTAFFLFLWKKQVMVVPQRLFHACLILHTVGLLILLFFRPDSGGNSYNLVPFDTISYYLSGQVSPIIAVYNLAANIGLFVPYGIFLKSRAASMRKTFAYSVFVIAAVEISQFAANRGSLDMDDLILNVLGLFTGYVFYPIFSKSVYVKEY; encoded by the coding sequence ATGAGAAAAACGTATTTTATTTCACTTGCGGTCTCGCAAAGTGTCTTTTTTCTGATGCTGCCGCTATGGCTGAGCTTAACAGCTTATTTACACCCGGTTGTTACAGCGGTTGTATGGTTCTGTGTCACGGCACTCACGGCATTTTTTCTTTTTTTATGGAAGAAGCAGGTGATGGTTGTCCCGCAAAGACTGTTTCATGCTTGTCTTATCCTACATACAGTTGGTCTGCTGATTTTGCTGTTTTTTAGACCGGATTCGGGAGGGAACAGCTATAATCTCGTCCCGTTTGACACGATCAGCTATTATCTTTCAGGACAGGTTTCACCGATTATTGCTGTCTATAATCTTGCTGCTAACATCGGTTTGTTTGTCCCTTATGGCATTTTCCTTAAGAGCAGGGCAGCTTCAATGAGAAAAACATTTGCCTATTCTGTGTTTGTGATCGCAGCAGTGGAAATCTCACAATTTGCAGCAAACAGGGGCAGCCTTGATATGGATGATCTCATTTTAAATGTTCTTGGTTTATTTACAGGCTATGTTTTCTATCCAATTTTCAGCAAATCCGTTTATGTGAAAGAATATTAA
- a CDS encoding endonuclease Q family protein: MNTYFADLHIHIGRTRSGKPVKITASNKLTLENILIEASEHKGMDIIGIIDCHVPEILDALDQGLKEGIWSEHAQGGIQFKQTTMILGSEIEVYDTSCKGPLHVLVFMPAIHQMKQFSEWLSLRVKNITLSTQRMYEDARVLQKKVNELGGLFIPAHIFTPHKSLFGSGVSSRLDEVLDPDLIDALELGLSSDTGMASMVSELNPHPFLTNSDAHSLAKIGREYQKLQLKEPSFEELKKALKQIGNRVILSNHGINPQLGKYYGTTCEKCGTQKEAVNTVCQSCGSKRTTKGVSTRLKELADNNTEKPDRPPYVHQVPLQFIPGIGPKTLGKLKMAFGTEMVILNEISRTDLMKVLPPKTADYIIAAREGKLSAVPGGGGVYGKIAPTNEGTSM, from the coding sequence ATGAATACCTATTTTGCAGATTTACATATTCATATCGGGCGGACACGTTCAGGCAAACCTGTTAAAATAACTGCTTCAAATAAGCTTACGCTTGAAAATATTCTGATTGAAGCAAGCGAGCATAAAGGAATGGATATAATCGGAATCATTGACTGCCACGTACCGGAGATTTTGGATGCACTGGATCAGGGTTTGAAAGAAGGAATATGGTCAGAACATGCCCAGGGTGGTATTCAATTTAAACAGACCACAATGATTCTCGGCTCCGAAATTGAAGTATATGATACCTCGTGCAAAGGTCCATTGCATGTGCTTGTCTTTATGCCGGCTATTCATCAGATGAAACAGTTTTCCGAATGGCTGTCGCTTAGGGTTAAAAATATTACATTAAGTACTCAAAGAATGTATGAAGATGCGAGAGTTCTTCAGAAAAAAGTAAATGAGCTTGGAGGTCTATTTATTCCCGCTCATATCTTTACACCTCACAAAAGCCTTTTCGGAAGCGGGGTATCCTCAAGGCTTGATGAAGTATTAGATCCGGACCTGATTGATGCACTTGAGCTTGGTTTAAGCTCTGACACCGGGATGGCCTCCATGGTTTCTGAACTGAATCCGCATCCTTTTTTGACAAACTCTGACGCACACTCACTTGCCAAAATTGGGAGGGAGTATCAGAAACTTCAATTAAAGGAACCTTCTTTCGAAGAGCTGAAAAAGGCTCTGAAACAAATAGGGAACCGTGTAATTCTCTCAAATCATGGCATAAATCCGCAATTAGGCAAGTATTATGGCACAACCTGCGAGAAATGCGGCACCCAAAAAGAGGCAGTGAACACGGTATGTCAAAGCTGCGGCAGCAAGAGAACAACTAAAGGGGTCAGTACCCGCTTGAAGGAGCTGGCAGACAACAACACTGAGAAACCAGACCGTCCTCCATATGTGCACCAGGTGCCTTTGCAGTTTATTCCCGGAATTGGACCAAAGACTCTTGGGAAATTAAAAATGGCCTTTGGTACCGAGATGGTTATCTTAAATGAGATCTCAAGAACGGACCTAATGAAGGTTTTGCCGCCCAAAACAGCAGATTATATTATTGCTGCGAGGGAGGGAAAGCTGAGTGCTGTCCCTGGCGGAGGCGGGGTTTACGGTAAAATCGCCCCAACAAATGAAGGCACTTCGATGTGA
- a CDS encoding GNAT family N-acetyltransferase has translation MKNPLLIDFPTEITTERLYIRAPRPGDGKEVNAAVNESMNELKPWMPFAQKPSTLEETEANIRQSCAKFILREDLRLLIFDREKGHFIGSTGFHRMDWDVPKVEIGYWISTKYSGKGYMTEAVEALTMFAVKAFGAKRVEIRCDPENTRSRRIPEKLGFILEGVLRQDDVSADGMTLRNTCVFSKIF, from the coding sequence ATGAAAAATCCATTATTAATTGATTTTCCGACTGAAATTACGACAGAAAGACTCTACATCCGGGCTCCCCGTCCGGGCGATGGAAAAGAAGTCAATGCCGCAGTCAATGAATCTATGAACGAGCTTAAACCGTGGATGCCTTTTGCTCAAAAACCTTCTACACTCGAAGAGACGGAAGCAAATATCAGACAATCGTGCGCGAAGTTCATTTTGCGCGAGGATCTGAGGCTGCTCATTTTTGACCGTGAGAAAGGCCACTTTATTGGAAGCACGGGTTTTCACCGGATGGACTGGGATGTGCCTAAGGTGGAGATTGGTTATTGGATTTCAACGAAATATTCCGGAAAAGGCTATATGACGGAAGCAGTTGAAGCTCTGACGATGTTTGCTGTAAAAGCATTCGGCGCTAAACGTGTGGAAATAAGATGTGATCCTGAGAATACAAGAAGCCGCCGCATACCAGAGAAATTGGGATTTATATTAGAAGGAGTTCTAAGGCAGGATGATGTTTCGGCAGACGGTATGACATTGCGTAATACGTGCGTCTTTTCAAAGATTTTTTAA
- a CDS encoding YqzK family protein, with amino-acid sequence MRAARTLFDMIKVFILFTGFTILFYYAIIWINLEYEEIHRYDQPEGAALKVTKMVADEEEHWLNRLFFFYLNGE; translated from the coding sequence ATGAGAGCAGCGAGAACACTATTTGACATGATAAAAGTATTTATTCTGTTTACTGGATTTACGATTCTTTTCTATTATGCTATTATTTGGATTAACTTAGAGTATGAAGAAATCCACCGATATGATCAGCCTGAGGGTGCGGCACTGAAAGTCACGAAAATGGTGGCTGACGAAGAAGAGCACTGGCTGAATCGTCTGTTTTTCTTCTATTTAAACGGGGAGTAG
- a CDS encoding transcriptional repressor, with product MESRIERIKKQLHSSSYKLTPQREATVRVLLEREEDHLSAEDVYLLVKEKTPEIGLATVYRTLELLTELKIVDKINFGDGVSRYDLRKEGAAHFHHHLVCIECGSVAEIEDDLLEDVEQIVERDFNFKIKDHRLTFHGICYRCQEKEQKEDEQ from the coding sequence ATGGAAAGCAGAATTGAGCGTATAAAGAAGCAGTTGCATTCATCCAGCTATAAGCTGACTCCTCAGCGCGAAGCTACCGTCAGGGTTTTGCTTGAACGCGAAGAAGATCACTTGAGTGCTGAAGATGTTTACCTCCTCGTTAAGGAAAAAACGCCAGAGATTGGTTTAGCAACTGTTTATCGGACGTTGGAGCTACTTACAGAACTTAAAATTGTCGATAAAATAAATTTTGGAGATGGCGTATCACGCTATGACTTAAGAAAAGAAGGCGCAGCACATTTTCACCATCATCTTGTGTGCATCGAATGCGGCTCAGTCGCTGAAATTGAAGATGACCTCTTAGAAGATGTTGAACAGATTGTAGAACGCGACTTCAATTTTAAAATTAAAGATCATCGTCTGACGTTTCATGGCATTTGCTACCGCTGTCAGGAAAAAGAACAGAAAGAAGATGAACAATAA
- the xerD gene encoding site-specific tyrosine recombinase XerD has translation MKDQIQDFMHYLVVERGLSHNTIISYERDLKSYHQFLTAQQQITSFQDVTRLSIIHFLKSLKEAGKSSKTIARHTASIRNFHQFLLREKAADHDPTVHIESPQVERTLPKVLSLTEVEKLLDTPKLISPFGYRDKAMLELLYATGIRVSEMINLDLSDVHLTMGFIRCFGKGNKERIVPIGRTAAEALESYIEKGRPKLASKKKQTEALFLNHHGNRMTRQGYWKNLKKIALEAGISKELTPHTLRHSFATHLLENGADLRAVQEMLGHADISTTQIYTHVSKTRLKDVYKQYHPRA, from the coding sequence TTGAAAGATCAAATTCAGGATTTCATGCATTACCTGGTTGTGGAAAGAGGACTTTCCCATAACACAATCATTTCGTATGAACGCGATTTAAAGAGCTATCATCAATTTCTTACTGCACAGCAGCAAATCACTTCATTTCAGGATGTGACCAGACTATCAATCATTCATTTTTTAAAATCATTGAAGGAAGCGGGAAAATCAAGCAAGACGATTGCACGCCATACCGCATCCATCCGCAATTTTCACCAATTTCTTCTAAGAGAAAAAGCAGCCGATCATGATCCGACTGTACATATAGAATCTCCTCAAGTTGAACGGACACTGCCGAAAGTATTATCACTCACTGAAGTTGAAAAACTGCTGGATACTCCTAAATTGATCTCGCCATTCGGCTATCGGGATAAAGCCATGCTTGAGCTTCTTTATGCAACAGGCATCCGGGTAAGTGAAATGATTAATCTTGATTTGAGCGATGTTCATTTAACAATGGGATTTATCCGCTGTTTCGGAAAAGGGAACAAGGAGCGCATCGTTCCAATTGGCAGAACAGCAGCAGAAGCATTAGAATCCTATATCGAAAAGGGCAGACCGAAATTAGCTTCAAAGAAAAAACAAACGGAAGCTTTGTTTTTAAATCATCATGGAAACCGCATGACCAGACAGGGTTATTGGAAGAATCTCAAAAAGATTGCTCTTGAGGCAGGCATCAGTAAAGAGCTGACCCCTCATACGCTTCGTCATTCTTTTGCAACACATCTGCTGGAAAATGGGGCAGACCTAAGGGCAGTTCAGGAAATGCTTGGACATGCCGATATCTCTACAACGCAAATCTATACTCATGTCTCAAAAACTAGATTAAAAGATGTATATAAACAATATCATCCGAGAGCTTAA